The sequence below is a genomic window from Brevibacillus agri.
CTTGACCTGCATCGGGACGCCGCGAAACATCTGGATGAACACCTGCGCCTCCCCGTAAGCTCCCGCTTGCTCCGCAGAGACGACCGGAATCGCCGTTCCTTTTCCCGCCTGCAAAACTTCCCGCGCCTCCGTCAAAATGCGCTGCCAGTCGGCATTCGACTTCCGCTCCAGAGCCAGGAAGTCCGCCGTATGAAAAATCGACGTCACCCCGTCAATGGCCAGCAGCTCCCGCATCAGCTCCGGCGCTTTCTGCGCTTCTGCTTTTGTATAAACATGTTGCACGCCACCTGGCAGAGTCTCGTCCACGTTCAGCTTCATCACGTTGGGACTCGGCGTCGGTTCGATGGACAACAGTTTCATGCTTTCGTCACTCCTTTTTCCGCAATGCTACCTCCCTCCTATGGTAGCACGGAAGCGGCTTCGTTTGCCAACCTGCGGGTGCGGCAAAAGCAGTTTGCGGCTGGAAGCAGACCTAGAGCTTCAGCCTGTAGTAATCGTTGGCCGACTGCACGACAAAGCCGCACGACTCGTACAGCCCGAGCGCCCGGCTGTTTTCACAGGCGACCTCAAGGGAAATCTCTGCGAAGCCTTCAGCTTCGAGCAGCGCAATCGTCTGCGCCAGTGCCTGGCGGCCGTAGCCTTTGCCCTGTTCGTCGGGGTGGACGCAAAAGCCGTAGATGAACGCCTGCATGCCATTTTTGCTTACGCTGATTTTGCCGACCGCCCGTTCCTCTGCCAGCACCAGATACGTACTGGTACGAGGATCGTTCGCCATCTTCTCGTTCATCTCCCGTACCTGCGCTTCCTCCATCTGAAAACCGCGTACATCGAGCTGAATCAACGTCTCTTCATCCGCTGCGGTAGCAGGCCGCAGCCGCACAGCGTGACTCAAGGCTTCTCGTCCAGATTTTCCTAAATCCATCCAGTATTCCGAATACTCGTATGAGGCGCCGATTCGCTTCTGATAAGCGGCCCCTGCCTGCGATTTTTGCTGGACGATAAACAGCAGGGCCGGAATGCCCCGCTTGCGGCACTCTGCTTTAGCCCTGTGCTGCAGTCCGGTAAAAATCCCTTTTCTCCGGTGATCCGGATGGACCATGCCGCTGACCTCCGCCTCTTTGGCGTGGAACACATACAGGCCAAGATATCCGACCAGCTTGTTGTCCGCGTAACAGAGAAAGTCCTCTGTGTGCTCGCCCGAACGCTGTTCCAGCATGTTCGGGTTTATTTTCAAAGCAATGCCGTCATGCCCGTTGCAGATCACAGCCAGTTGGTTGACTTCCTCAAGCTGTGCTGCTGTCAGCGATTTGATTGCCACGATCTCGTATCCCATGCGACTCTCCCCCTTTTTTGAAGTCTTACCTCATCTCATCTTGTTAACTAGGTAATTAGATAAATCACGACTGAAATTATTATACATGGCAAGCCAAAAAAGAAAAATATTTTAGCCGTTTCTTTTCACTAGCGTTGCATAAAAAATGCGTTCGTAATTTGTCAAAGTATTCTGAATGACATTTTCAGCTACACAACCAAAAACGGCAGCAACCAAGCAAAAGGTAGCCACTGTCCATTTGGTAGTTTTATACATTTATTACAATCGTGATAACAGCAACCAATACCTAATTCCTTTTCTGTCGCCCTCTGGATGTTCGTTTGGACTGGTAATTCATTCTACCTATCCATTGTTCGAACGTTTGCCAAAGAAACACTTTTAGCCATCTCCTGATCTGCAACAAGCTGTGCTGACTGTTTTGTTCCAGTTTGACAAGGAGCAACAGGCAGTAGGCAATGAGTGCGAGTAATACTTGGTTTCGTACCGCATTTTCACTCGTTCCATAGAAGTTCTTGATCTTTACATGCTGCTTTATCCACTTGAAAAACAGCTCAATTTGCCAACGCCAACGATAGATGTCGCTGAGTTCTTCTGCTTCCAGGTCGAACCGATTCGTAATGATTCGAATGAGATTTCCCTTCGAATCAAGCGTTTCAATGAGTCGCAGCACGTTATCTACCCGCTTTTGAGGCGTTCCAAGAAGGATCATGGAATCCGATAAAACGGAGCTTTCCAAGGGGATTTTGAATTCATAAAGATGACGGATTTCGGCGTTATCTTTTAGACGAGAAGCGAAAAAGATGCCTTTGTCCGTGTATTCATCAAATTTTTCATAATCCACATACCCTCGATCAAAGACGTACATCATACCGATCTCATCAATCAACGATTCCATTTGAGTGCGGTCATTGGACTTGGCACCCGTGATGGTTATTTTTTCAGGATACACATCCCCCTGGTCGGCAAAGACGAGACGAAGATGAAGTTTGATGCCAGCCTTGGTTTTACGGAAAGTTGCCCATTTGTACTTCTGCAAACACAGCCCAATCGTTGTAGAATCAATGATTTTCATGTCTTTTCGAAGGGAATACGTGTTGCCCGAGTGTCTCTGAATTTGCCCTACAAGGTCAACAAATATTTCTTCAAGCAAAGCTGGATCTACTCGATTGTTTTTGCGACTAAGCTGAGCGGGACTAATCGACGACAGTCCTAACTCTCGCTGGAATTTCTTTGATAAAACATCATCTGCAATGGCTCGGAGTCCTTCTCGTTGCTGAAGTTGAGCATGCAAAAACAGGAGTAGATATGCTTTGGTCGTTAACTTTTTCACGTACTTGTCCTGATCCGTTTCGTCTATCCGTTGTTGAAATTTCACAATATTAATGGGTGAAATGTATTTACCAAATGAAGAAAATAGGGTATTCTTGTCCATGGTCTATCCTTTGCGTTGGATTTGGACAGGAACTACCTGACCTTTCCAGTGTAAAGGATTTTTTTATGCCTGAGAACACTTGAACGCTGAAAGTTATGATGATTTTGAATGGTATGAAAAGATTAATGCAACGCTAGTGATTCAGCACCAAAGGTAAAATTCTCTACATTTAAACATTTTGTTTGTGGATCAACATTGAGTAGTAAGACTAAAACTGTGTTTAATCCAAGTACTTATGGATTAAGTTTTACAGTCCCTGTTGACCAGAAAATACCTCTTAATGAGCTTTCTAAATTGGCACCAGCAATAACTTTTAGATGACTGCTTGTTTCCCAATGGTTCCAGTTATAGGAACTATTAGGCTGTAGGTATTCAAAATGAATACCAGCTCCGTAATTTTTGTATCTTACTGACTGTGAAGAGTTGAAGGCCCCAAACCAGTGTTCGATGACATCAATACCATCCGAACCTGGGGAAATAACAATATTTGTTGGTTGTACATAATCAGACTGACAAGACGTCCCTGAACCATAATAACAAGTATAGCCATAGTACCTAAGGTAGTTTCTATTTTGTTTATGCAGCACCCTTGCATGCTGATCGGCTCCACCATTACCTCTATATAAAACATTGACTAATTCACGCGAACTCAAGTCGGCAGTATTTCGTACCTCGTATTGAAGTATTTTGTGATCCACACTCAAAGATGAAGTTAGAGGAGTATTGTTAGCATAGTATTTTTTCAGCGTACCTTCTGAACCTGCGACCAGATTAAGATCGGTTGCAGCGTAAACAGCAACAGCAAAAATAGATACCGATAGTAGCATCGTCAATGAAACTAT
It includes:
- a CDS encoding IS4 family transposase; the encoded protein is MDKNTLFSSFGKYISPINIVKFQQRIDETDQDKYVKKLTTKAYLLLFLHAQLQQREGLRAIADDVLSKKFQRELGLSSISPAQLSRKNNRVDPALLEEIFVDLVGQIQRHSGNTYSLRKDMKIIDSTTIGLCLQKYKWATFRKTKAGIKLHLRLVFADQGDVYPEKITITGAKSNDRTQMESLIDEIGMMYVFDRGYVDYEKFDEYTDKGIFFASRLKDNAEIRHLYEFKIPLESSVLSDSMILLGTPQKRVDNVLRLIETLDSKGNLIRIITNRFDLEAEELSDIYRWRWQIELFFKWIKQHVKIKNFYGTSENAVRNQVLLALIAYCLLLLVKLEQNSQHSLLQIRRWLKVFLWQTFEQWIGRMNYQSKRTSRGRQKRN
- a CDS encoding GNAT family N-acetyltransferase; protein product: MGYEIVAIKSLTAAQLEEVNQLAVICNGHDGIALKINPNMLEQRSGEHTEDFLCYADNKLVGYLGLYVFHAKEAEVSGMVHPDHRRKGIFTGLQHRAKAECRKRGIPALLFIVQQKSQAGAAYQKRIGASYEYSEYWMDLGKSGREALSHAVRLRPATAADEETLIQLDVRGFQMEEAQVREMNEKMANDPRTSTYLVLAEERAVGKISVSKNGMQAFIYGFCVHPDEQGKGYGRQALAQTIALLEAEGFAEISLEVACENSRALGLYESCGFVVQSANDYYRLKL